The sequence GTATTCGTCCTTGAAGATGCCCGGAAAGCATTCTTGGTCGAAGAAGATTAACGTGAGCATCTCTGTTTAGTTTAGAGAGAAGTTCGCCTTCTTCATCAATATGATTTAGTATGTAATCTTCTATCGACACAATAGTTTACTTAAAAGCAGGCGGATTAAACTCTTTGCTACTGTCTAATATTCGCCCAGCATTATTAATTTCTAAGAAAGAAGTTCCACCTCCCACACCAAAGCTTCCGCTAAGGTATGCTACCATATCATTTCTGCTTATCATTTGTTTTTGCAAAAGTTTGTTCAATGCTTCTAAGAAGTACTGTTTTGTATCTTTAGCTTCTGGTAAATATTCAGCCCAAACGCCATAAGATAAAGATAACTCTCTTGCTGTTTGTTCTTTATAGCAAATAGCAAATACAGGAGCTTTACCTCTAAAAGCAGCTAAGTTACGAGCCGTTCTGCCAGTGTAACTGTCGGTAACAATAGCTTTTACGTGAAGTTTGTTGCTTGTTTTTACCGCTTGTTTTGATAAGAACGAAGTAACGTTTAAGTCTTCGTTAGGAGTTGGTACTCGTATATCGTTTTCAAGAAGCTTTGTTTTTTCTGCTTCACGGGCAATCGACGACATTGTTTTTACCGCTTCAACAGGAAACTTACCGTAAGCAGTTTCGCCACTTAACATTATAGCATCAGTTCTGTAGTAAATAGCATTTGCAACGTCGGTAACTTCGGCTCTCGTTGGACGAGGATTTTTTATCATAGAGTGAAGCATTTGAGTAGCAACAATAACTGGTTTTTTAGCGGCTACACATTTTCTGATAAGAATACGTTGTAGACTTGGTATCTTTTCTTGAGGAACTTCTATACCTAAGTCGCCACGAGCAATCATTATTCCGTAAGCAACCTCTAATATCTCATCGATATTATCTACTCCTTCTTG comes from Dysgonomonadaceae bacterium PH5-43 and encodes:
- a CDS encoding pyruvate kinase (product_source=KO:K00873; cath_funfam=3.20.20.60,3.40.1380.20; cog=COG0469; ko=KO:K00873; pfam=PF00224,PF02887; superfamily=51621,52935; tigrfam=TIGR01064), translating into MLKQTKIVATISDLRCEEEFISDLFYAGMNVVRMNSAHLDKEGFDKIVNNVRKVSNRIGILMDTKGPEIRTTTSDEPIPFTMGDIVKIQGAPTEKTTPEMISVNYANFVNELHLGDLILIDDGDLELKVIDKNSNFLTVEVQNDATLGSRKSINLPGVRINLPSLTEKDRVNILYAIEHGIDFIAHSFVRSKQDVLDIQHILDEHNSPIKIIAKIENQEGVDNIDEILEVAYGIMIARGDLGIEVPQEKIPSLQRILIRKCVAAKKPVIVATQMLHSMIKNPRPTRAEVTDVANAIYYRTDAIMLSGETAYGKFPVEAVKTMSSIAREAEKTKLLENDIRVPTPNEDLNVTSFLSKQAVKTSNKLHVKAIVTDSYTGRTARNLAAFRGKAPVFAICYKEQTARELSLSYGVWAEYLPEAKDTKQYFLEALNKLLQKQMISRNDMVAYLSGSFGVGGGTSFLEINNAGRILDSSKEFNPPAFK